In Elusimicrobiota bacterium, a genomic segment contains:
- the greA gene encoding transcription elongation factor GreA produces the protein MAGETFLSRQGYEKLRDDLARLKERRGELSGEIGEAREKGDLKENAEYHAAKEEQAKVQRRINEVEEKLRSAQIIDESNVAEGEIRIGATAHLKEVKSGESLEYTLVDAAEADFSKGWISVQSPVAQALLGHKEGEQVTVNLPAGPVLYHVTKVSRSLT, from the coding sequence ATGGCTGGAGAAACCTTTTTATCGCGGCAGGGGTATGAAAAACTTCGAGATGATTTGGCTCGTTTGAAAGAGCGGCGGGGGGAATTGAGCGGCGAAATTGGGGAAGCTCGGGAAAAGGGTGATCTCAAAGAGAACGCAGAATACCACGCCGCCAAGGAAGAACAGGCCAAGGTCCAACGGCGGATCAACGAGGTGGAAGAGAAACTGCGGTCCGCGCAAATTATTGATGAGTCTAACGTTGCGGAGGGCGAAATTCGAATTGGCGCCACCGCCCATTTAAAGGAAGTGAAGTCCGGTGAATCCCTGGAATACACCCTGGTGGACGCGGCGGAAGCTGATTTTTCAAAGGGATGGATTTCCGTTCAGTCGCCCGTGGCTCAGGCGCTGTTGGGTCACAAGGAAGGGGAACAGGTGACCGTCAATCTTCCAGCGGGGCCCGTCCTTTATCATGTCACGAAAGTTTCCCGTTCACTGACCTGA
- a CDS encoding class II fumarate hydratase, whose product MNTRTEKDSLGTKEVAADALYGIQTLRAVENFPVSGWRFPRSFIRALSLIKKSAAQVNMDLGILDKKVGEAIRVSAGEVADGKWDDQFPVDIFQTGSGTSTNMNANEVIASRANELLGSQRGAKSPVHPNDHVNQGQSSNDVIPTAIHVAALESLVKELVPALGVLHAALEEKAVAFDGILKIGRTHLQDAVPMRLGQEFGGYASQVAHSVQRVKNCIPHLAELALGGTAVGTGLNANPAFIEGVIKKLGAETGLPFVGAPSRFEALAGRDACVETSGALKTVAVSLMKICNDLRWLSSGPRCGIGEIELPSLQPGSSIMPGKVNPVIPEAAAMVCAQVIGADVAITVGGQSGNFELNVMKPMIAHNLLSSIAILANVSRLLADRCVKGIKANKATAEGYIENSLAMCTALAPKIGYDKAAEIAKEAYATGKTVRQVTLDKKILSEKELEILLNPRAMTEPGSEEMVGGR is encoded by the coding sequence ATGAATACCCGAACAGAAAAAGATTCGCTTGGAACGAAAGAAGTTGCCGCTGACGCCTTGTACGGGATTCAAACCCTGCGAGCCGTGGAAAACTTTCCCGTGAGTGGGTGGCGGTTTCCCCGGTCCTTTATTCGAGCCCTTTCCTTGATTAAAAAATCCGCGGCTCAGGTGAACATGGATCTGGGGATCTTGGATAAAAAAGTCGGGGAAGCCATTCGGGTTTCGGCGGGTGAAGTGGCTGACGGGAAATGGGACGACCAGTTTCCTGTGGATATTTTTCAAACAGGATCGGGGACGTCCACCAACATGAACGCCAATGAGGTCATTGCCAGTCGGGCCAATGAACTTTTGGGGAGCCAGCGTGGTGCGAAATCGCCGGTTCACCCCAACGACCATGTGAACCAGGGGCAGTCCTCCAACGACGTGATTCCCACGGCAATCCATGTGGCGGCGTTGGAATCTTTGGTAAAAGAGTTGGTGCCGGCTTTAGGCGTTTTGCACGCGGCGCTGGAAGAAAAAGCCGTGGCTTTTGACGGAATTCTTAAAATTGGCCGAACGCATCTTCAGGACGCCGTCCCCATGCGGTTGGGGCAGGAATTTGGTGGATACGCCAGTCAAGTGGCGCACAGCGTTCAGCGGGTCAAAAACTGTATCCCTCATTTGGCCGAATTGGCTCTCGGTGGGACGGCGGTGGGAACGGGATTGAACGCCAACCCCGCTTTCATCGAGGGCGTTATTAAAAAGTTGGGTGCAGAGACCGGTCTTCCCTTTGTGGGCGCGCCTTCTCGATTTGAAGCGTTGGCGGGGCGTGACGCGTGCGTGGAAACCAGCGGGGCCTTAAAAACCGTGGCGGTTTCCCTGATGAAGATTTGCAACGACTTGCGTTGGCTTTCCTCGGGGCCCCGGTGTGGTATCGGTGAAATAGAGCTTCCTTCCTTGCAACCGGGAAGTTCCATTATGCCTGGGAAAGTTAATCCCGTGATCCCTGAAGCGGCGGCCATGGTGTGCGCCCAAGTGATCGGGGCGGACGTGGCCATCACGGTTGGGGGACAGTCGGGGAACTTTGAGTTGAACGTCATGAAACCCATGATTGCCCACAACCTCCTTTCCTCCATCGCGATTTTGGCAAACGTCTCCCGCCTCTTGGCGGACCGTTGCGTCAAAGGGATTAAGGCCAACAAGGCCACTGCGGAAGGCTACATCGAGAACAGTTTAGCCATGTGTACGGCCTTGGCCCCGAAAATCGGGTATGACAAGGCCGCCGAGATCGCCAAGGAAGCTTACGCCACAGGGAAAACAGTCCGACAGGTCACCTTGGACAAGAAGATCCTCTCCGAAAAAGAGTTGGAGATCCTCTTAAACCCCCGGGCCATGACCGAGCCGGGGAGCGAGGAAATGGTTGGAGGACGCTAG
- a CDS encoding PAS domain S-box protein → MRGRHLNQWISGLAFLSILINGAFFFYALNKTPLFLGNRFLLLSTSLILLLSLIAILYLSFRSAAVIGLRIETSLNESKDRYTILVNSLKDHAVLLVDPAGRILTWNAGAEHIFGYRADEVLGDPISRFSSPEEQTTGKLQGTFMEATRQGFYEEQGWRARKDGSLFWAEMVTTPLTDKNNGLLGFSQVLRDITRRKKEQDTLTASLHEKEALLKEIHHRVKNNLQMISSLLRLQSENIQDPALISIFLESQNRVRSMAIIHECLYLSPDLARMDFADYVDKLTDNLLRTYSIHMDKIQLRLDVDKVPLNLDIAIPCGLILTELVSNALKYAYPDGRQGTIFVKFRVLPREGYELTVADEGVGLAHPIDFDSPESLGLRLVQILTEQLRGKIMVETNPGTRFTLTFREPAGRSPNDGGIQ, encoded by the coding sequence ATGCGCGGACGGCACTTGAATCAATGGATCAGCGGACTGGCTTTTTTATCGATTCTCATAAACGGAGCCTTTTTTTTCTACGCCCTCAACAAGACGCCCCTCTTCCTGGGAAACAGATTTCTTTTGCTTTCCACTTCGCTGATTCTCCTCCTCTCCCTGATTGCAATATTGTATTTGTCATTTCGAAGCGCCGCGGTCATTGGCCTCCGCATTGAAACGTCCTTGAACGAAAGCAAAGACCGTTACACCATTCTTGTAAATAGCCTCAAAGACCACGCCGTCCTCCTCGTGGATCCGGCTGGCCGCATCCTCACGTGGAACGCGGGCGCCGAACACATTTTCGGATACCGAGCGGATGAAGTCTTGGGCGATCCTATTTCGCGTTTTTCCTCACCTGAGGAACAAACGACCGGGAAATTACAGGGAACATTTATGGAAGCCACGCGCCAAGGTTTTTACGAAGAGCAAGGATGGCGAGCGCGAAAAGATGGATCCCTTTTTTGGGCAGAAATGGTGACAACCCCTTTAACGGACAAAAACAATGGGCTGTTGGGGTTCTCCCAGGTGCTTCGAGACATTACCCGTCGCAAAAAGGAACAAGACACTCTGACCGCGTCTTTGCACGAAAAAGAAGCCCTGCTGAAAGAAATCCACCATCGGGTCAAAAACAACTTGCAGATGATTTCCAGTCTCCTCCGTCTCCAGTCGGAAAATATACAAGACCCAGCTCTCATTTCCATTTTTTTAGAAAGTCAGAACCGCGTTCGGTCCATGGCGATCATTCACGAATGTCTCTACCTATCACCGGACCTGGCGCGCATGGATTTCGCTGATTACGTCGACAAGCTAACCGATAACCTGCTGCGCACATACAGCATCCATATGGATAAAATCCAGCTCCGGCTTGACGTGGACAAGGTGCCTCTCAATCTGGACATCGCCATCCCGTGCGGTCTTATTCTTACAGAGCTGGTCTCCAACGCACTAAAATACGCCTACCCTGACGGCCGGCAGGGAACGATTTTTGTGAAATTTCGGGTTCTCCCAAGGGAAGGCTACGAGCTCACGGTGGCGGACGAAGGCGTGGGGTTGGCTCATCCCATTGATTTTGACTCTCCCGAATCCCTAGGACTTCGCTTGGTCCAAATTTTAACGGAGCAATTGCGGGGTAAAATAATGGTGGAGACCAACCCCGGCACTCGGTTCACCCTCACTTTCAGAGAACCCGCAGGACGATCACCCAATGACGGAGGAATTCAATGA
- a CDS encoding superoxide dismutase: MNDTSSNPYATYKVRQDLKPKDLDGLSEKGIDQHWKLYEGYVTNTNLLNKLVWDTAEAGKELNNAEHSEIQRRFGFEYNGMVLHEYYFGALKKGSELAPTSPLMTKLSEDFKGFERWKKQFIQIGKFRGVGWVVLSYDPLLKRLNNFWISDHEVGNVAGFVPILVMDVWEHAYILDFGALAAAGVGRSAYIEAYFKNVNWSVIEERMTNALTLKSNR; encoded by the coding sequence ATGAATGACACAAGTTCCAACCCGTATGCCACGTACAAAGTAAGACAAGATCTAAAGCCCAAGGATCTTGATGGCTTATCGGAGAAAGGGATCGATCAGCATTGGAAATTGTATGAAGGGTATGTGACGAACACCAATCTGCTCAATAAGTTGGTCTGGGATACGGCGGAGGCTGGCAAAGAATTGAACAATGCCGAGCACTCTGAGATCCAACGAAGGTTTGGCTTTGAATATAATGGCATGGTTCTGCATGAATATTATTTCGGTGCGTTAAAGAAAGGGAGTGAATTGGCCCCCACTTCTCCGTTGATGACAAAACTGTCTGAGGATTTTAAAGGGTTTGAACGTTGGAAAAAACAGTTCATTCAGATCGGGAAATTTCGTGGCGTTGGATGGGTCGTCTTGAGCTATGATCCGTTGTTGAAACGATTAAATAACTTTTGGATCTCCGATCATGAAGTGGGAAACGTGGCGGGGTTTGTGCCCATCCTTGTTATGGATGTGTGGGAACACGCCTACATCCTTGATTTTGGGGCCTTAGCGGCCGCCGGAGTTGGTCGGTCCGCCTACATTGAGGCTTATTTCAAAAACGTGAATTGGTCCGTGATCGAAGAAAGAATGACCAATGCCCTGACCCTTAAATCCAACCGATAA
- a CDS encoding AsmA family protein, whose product MKRFFKILLVLLLLTLAVLVGAGFWLKAQYPPERLRQIAADTLGEKLGRQVKMTNARLSLLHGLELTGVTISEPPDFSKGTFIAVERVRVFLRLLPLLSRQIIIRSIDLERPQIHLKRSAEGVFNFSDLTQPPPPSSEPPKGEGPNLNTFLISNATLTEGELTFRDDTLNMEVGLRALNFRVSGFSLTNPFSINAQGNLEIHLGTATWKGPLGLQARLSPWGDRAIQLENLRWGLGTTSLELNGVLSPFPLPHAAVTLNLDRLTTDLLSPFVVFPDALTGTHLSGRWKVHASTTALDLEGTFNAQGSDIELDGSVTARSWSEADGFHHQVNLRPKSFRLEGPPWIPTLTGSGPLGGEWTATASSGNWSVAGNLTANDATFLYDGWLEKPAGTPFTLTGSAKSRGPGEPRLVVDLRVPDLEITPGGPWPKNIRLNGTLGIVAECQGTPSDLAFDFTADGLTLEAAYSESFKKPADSTLVFSAMGRLRNQAAVQLTAASVRTSAGLLDIRGGITDLKGTKRLDLTLKGKQDLAQLSLRLPALAPYHFRGETTLDATVKGPAENVLIQGRFDLTDASLTALPGVGLMNLNGRIHFTPDRARIESLKGKAFGSPFTLSAQIENFDRPTIALDGDWARLEVEKVLKVFSATPSPDPSSPTKPATAPGRAPIAHIMGVFRIGEITHPHYVGRNFHFNWSLREMGPDLSVLSGTATVTAATGEIKDIPVAKKINKLMGREGSDITYKQLSGRFQVTQGVATIQHFTLDSDQTDFFANGRVRLGDMDSNLNLMLKLPPGSVRGSVGNWLTAEDGRPTIEAHLEGPLGNPQVKVNKADVIRRAAKDIFKKTLGGWKGKPDHSSSSTQGNATPTPTTSPTPIETLEDLGTRALEKLFRKQ is encoded by the coding sequence ATGAAACGCTTCTTTAAAATCCTGCTGGTTCTCCTTTTATTGACCCTCGCTGTCCTTGTGGGAGCCGGGTTCTGGCTTAAAGCCCAATACCCCCCGGAACGCCTCCGTCAAATAGCGGCCGATACGCTGGGAGAAAAGTTGGGCCGACAGGTTAAAATGACCAACGCCCGGCTCAGCCTCCTTCACGGACTCGAGTTAACGGGCGTGACCATTTCCGAACCTCCTGATTTTTCGAAAGGGACGTTCATTGCCGTGGAGAGGGTAAGGGTTTTTCTCCGCCTCCTGCCCTTGCTGTCCCGCCAAATCATCATTCGATCCATCGATTTAGAGAGACCCCAAATCCACCTGAAGCGATCCGCAGAGGGAGTTTTCAATTTTTCGGATCTGACCCAACCGCCTCCCCCCTCCTCCGAGCCCCCAAAGGGGGAAGGGCCAAACCTAAATACGTTCCTCATTTCCAACGCCACCCTGACCGAAGGAGAACTAACGTTCCGGGATGACACGTTGAACATGGAGGTCGGACTCCGCGCCCTCAACTTTCGCGTTTCGGGATTTTCCCTGACCAACCCTTTCAGCATAAACGCCCAAGGAAACCTGGAGATCCATCTCGGCACCGCCACGTGGAAAGGTCCCTTGGGTTTACAGGCACGCCTCTCCCCCTGGGGAGACCGCGCCATCCAACTGGAAAATTTACGTTGGGGACTTGGGACCACTTCCCTGGAACTGAACGGTGTTTTATCCCCATTCCCCTTACCCCATGCCGCCGTGACGCTAAACCTTGACCGGCTCACCACCGATCTTTTATCCCCTTTCGTGGTTTTTCCTGACGCCCTGACAGGGACCCACCTTTCCGGCCGCTGGAAGGTCCACGCCTCGACCACGGCCCTGGATCTTGAGGGAACTTTTAACGCCCAAGGTTCAGACATCGAATTGGATGGATCTGTGACCGCCCGGAGCTGGTCTGAAGCGGACGGATTTCATCATCAAGTTAACCTTCGACCAAAATCGTTTCGCCTCGAGGGGCCCCCCTGGATTCCCACTCTCACGGGAAGCGGTCCCCTGGGCGGGGAATGGACAGCGACCGCCTCCAGCGGGAACTGGTCCGTTGCGGGGAATCTCACCGCCAACGACGCGACATTTCTTTACGATGGGTGGCTCGAGAAACCAGCCGGGACCCCTTTCACTCTGACCGGGTCGGCAAAGAGCCGGGGTCCAGGGGAACCCCGATTGGTTGTGGACCTTCGCGTACCCGATCTGGAGATCACTCCGGGCGGCCCTTGGCCAAAAAATATCCGTTTGAATGGAACACTCGGTATCGTCGCGGAATGTCAAGGAACCCCATCGGATTTGGCTTTTGACTTCACGGCGGATGGACTCACCCTTGAGGCCGCCTACAGCGAATCGTTCAAAAAACCAGCGGACTCCACGTTGGTTTTCTCCGCCATGGGCCGACTTCGGAACCAGGCCGCCGTTCAACTCACCGCAGCGTCGGTTCGAACCTCCGCTGGCCTTCTGGATATCCGGGGAGGCATCACCGATCTCAAGGGCACCAAACGCCTCGATTTAACTTTGAAGGGAAAACAGGATTTGGCCCAGTTGAGTTTGAGACTCCCCGCCCTCGCCCCCTACCATTTCCGGGGCGAGACAACCCTAGACGCCACGGTCAAGGGCCCCGCAGAGAACGTTCTCATTCAAGGGAGATTTGACCTCACAGATGCCTCTTTAACGGCCTTACCTGGCGTGGGCTTAATGAATCTTAACGGGCGAATCCATTTCACCCCGGACCGGGCCCGCATCGAATCCCTAAAGGGGAAAGCGTTTGGCTCTCCTTTTACACTCTCCGCCCAAATTGAAAATTTCGACCGACCCACCATCGCCTTAGACGGGGATTGGGCACGCTTGGAAGTTGAAAAGGTTCTTAAGGTCTTTTCCGCCACCCCGTCCCCCGATCCGTCTTCTCCAACGAAACCGGCCACCGCTCCCGGCCGCGCCCCCATCGCTCACATCATGGGGGTCTTCCGCATTGGAGAAATCACTCACCCCCATTACGTGGGGAGAAACTTTCATTTCAATTGGAGCCTCCGCGAGATGGGTCCCGACCTTTCGGTCCTTTCGGGGACCGCCACCGTGACCGCCGCCACCGGCGAAATCAAAGATATCCCGGTCGCAAAGAAAATAAATAAACTCATGGGGCGAGAAGGGTCGGACATCACCTACAAACAATTGTCCGGCCGCTTCCAGGTCACCCAGGGGGTAGCCACCATCCAACACTTCACCCTCGACAGCGATCAAACAGATTTTTTCGCAAACGGACGGGTTCGTTTGGGCGACATGGATTCAAACCTGAATTTGATGTTGAAATTGCCCCCCGGCTCAGTGCGGGGCAGTGTGGGAAATTGGTTAACAGCGGAAGATGGTCGGCCCACCATAGAAGCCCACCTGGAAGGCCCACTGGGGAACCCCCAGGTCAAGGTCAACAAAGCGGACGTTATTCGTCGCGCCGCGAAAGATATCTTTAAAAAGACGCTCGGCGGTTGGAAGGGAAAACCAGACCACTCCAGCTCTTCGACACAAGGAAACGCGACTCCCACCCCGACGACTTCCCCCACCCCCATAGAAACGTTGGAAGACTTAGGAACCCGCGCCTTGGAAAAACTGTTCAGAAAGCAATAA
- a CDS encoding RNA polymerase sigma factor: MMRGDTSVAPGNWPIAWWQHREINLDFNEAVPPLDEELITATLAGDGAAFAVLVRRYRPPLLEMACRILGQREEAEDVLQEVFMSVHAHLNRFRGESKLSTWLYTIALNRVRNQIRRRGKRRIISLDIVPEEGTHRWELPEKGPPIEEVVAQQRDSEKLRSAVDALPPHFRAIFVLHYYQHVPLKEVAQQLEKPLGTVKVYLHRARKHLQATYFGGSLESPQ, translated from the coding sequence ATGATGAGAGGAGATACCAGTGTTGCGCCGGGGAATTGGCCAATAGCCTGGTGGCAACACCGGGAGATTAACTTGGATTTTAATGAGGCCGTTCCACCCCTGGATGAGGAACTTATCACGGCCACCCTCGCTGGTGACGGGGCAGCCTTTGCCGTTTTGGTCAGAAGATACCGACCTCCTCTTTTGGAAATGGCCTGTCGTATTTTGGGTCAGCGGGAGGAAGCGGAAGATGTCCTGCAAGAAGTTTTTATGAGCGTCCACGCCCATCTCAACCGCTTTCGCGGCGAATCAAAGCTTTCCACCTGGCTTTACACCATCGCTTTAAACCGTGTCCGAAACCAGATCAGACGGCGCGGAAAACGACGCATCATCTCGTTAGACATCGTTCCGGAGGAAGGGACCCACCGCTGGGAACTCCCGGAGAAAGGCCCCCCCATTGAAGAAGTCGTGGCGCAGCAGAGAGATTCCGAGAAGCTTCGATCCGCCGTCGATGCTCTTCCGCCCCATTTTCGCGCCATTTTCGTTCTTCATTATTACCAACACGTGCCGCTCAAAGAGGTCGCCCAACAGCTGGAAAAACCTCTAGGAACAGTGAAAGTGTACCTCCACCGCGCGCGTAAACATCTCCAGGCGACTTACTTTGGGGGTTCCCTTGAATCCCCCCAGTAA
- a CDS encoding lmo0937 family membrane protein — protein sequence MLWTVSVVLLVLWTLGFVSSTTMGGYIHILLVAAILLVLVRLIQGRRIVQ from the coding sequence ATGCTCTGGACAGTGTCTGTGGTATTACTGGTTTTATGGACGCTCGGTTTTGTAAGTTCAACCACGATGGGTGGATACATCCATATTTTGTTGGTGGCGGCGATCCTTTTGGTTCTTGTTCGCCTCATTCAAGGGCGCCGGATCGTGCAATGA
- a CDS encoding response regulator, producing the protein MTGKRILIVEDERIVAEDLKRLLIKMGYGVTDIAASGEEALRSVKSQKPDLVLMDIRIQGPQDGIEVAEHLYAEYNIPVSYLTAFADAPTLDRAKATMPYGYILKPFEPRSLQAVLELAIHRHMMESVVSEMDGWHARVLHSLPGALMATDRLNRIIFINKAAETLTGWTPDALFGKPLSDYLLEEKGKPIPPAGSEGTGSFKTKTNGSAPITYTRTILPGEDNEPNGELIIIKLF; encoded by the coding sequence ATGACGGGAAAACGGATTTTGATCGTGGAAGACGAACGCATCGTGGCGGAAGACCTAAAACGGCTGTTAATAAAAATGGGGTATGGGGTGACAGATATCGCCGCCAGCGGCGAAGAAGCCCTCCGGAGCGTCAAAAGCCAAAAACCGGACCTCGTTTTGATGGACATTCGGATCCAAGGGCCCCAAGACGGCATCGAAGTGGCGGAACACCTCTACGCCGAATACAACATACCCGTAAGTTATTTGACCGCTTTTGCGGACGCCCCTACCCTGGACCGAGCCAAAGCCACAATGCCCTATGGCTACATTTTAAAACCCTTTGAACCAAGATCCCTTCAAGCCGTCCTTGAGTTGGCCATTCATCGCCACATGATGGAAAGCGTGGTCAGCGAGATGGACGGTTGGCACGCCCGCGTTCTCCATAGTTTGCCGGGCGCCCTCATGGCCACGGACCGACTGAACCGGATCATTTTCATAAATAAGGCAGCCGAAACATTGACCGGCTGGACCCCCGACGCTCTTTTCGGCAAACCCTTGTCCGATTACCTGTTAGAGGAAAAGGGGAAACCCATCCCCCCCGCTGGATCGGAAGGAACTGGTTCCTTTAAAACCAAAACCAACGGTTCGGCCCCCATCACCTATACCCGCACCATCTTACCCGGAGAAGATAACGAACCAAACGGCGAATTGATTATTATTAAACTTTTCTGA
- a CDS encoding DUF1207 domain-containing protein yields the protein MLSTKNWLSFISPDHLRRQRGEGFLVLARRDRSLPTQGNRNFLFGALLMLIIALGQPIQADIVADVEPPKVAGGLRFFPSNDVFRPLLADPKERQFFMSMLSVKTPTDSYTAWSVGFGESLGLVRWDGQSFQSQLSFLAGVFSQFDWSTPSKDLLNTDFTFGVAATHRWSRLTGRLQYYHQSSHLGDELLLHNPIPRLNYSYEALENVLALETPLYRIYGSAEYLVSRDPTYLKRWNIHSGAELRGGASPAFFRPVAGLDLMWKKQHPDGFDVSAKAGLEMGKPAMRDRHLRLLLEFYDGYSPYGQFFDLKIRYLGVGVYVGF from the coding sequence ATGTTATCAACGAAAAATTGGCTCTCATTCATCTCCCCAGACCATCTCCGACGACAGAGGGGGGAAGGGTTTCTTGTTTTGGCCCGTCGCGACCGAAGTCTCCCCACTCAGGGCAACCGAAATTTCTTGTTCGGCGCCCTCCTCATGCTGATCATAGCGCTCGGCCAACCCATCCAGGCGGACATTGTGGCAGACGTGGAACCTCCAAAAGTGGCTGGTGGTTTACGTTTTTTCCCCTCAAACGACGTTTTCCGCCCTCTGCTGGCCGACCCCAAAGAACGACAGTTTTTTATGAGCATGCTCAGTGTGAAGACCCCCACCGATTCGTACACCGCCTGGTCCGTTGGTTTTGGAGAAAGTTTGGGCTTGGTCCGGTGGGATGGACAATCTTTCCAATCCCAATTGAGCTTTCTGGCCGGCGTGTTTTCCCAATTCGATTGGAGCACCCCCTCAAAAGATCTCCTGAACACCGATTTCACCTTTGGGGTCGCGGCCACCCACCGATGGAGCCGTTTGACGGGACGTCTCCAATATTACCACCAAAGTTCTCATTTGGGTGACGAACTCCTCCTCCACAATCCCATCCCACGATTGAATTATAGTTACGAGGCGTTGGAAAATGTCTTGGCCTTGGAAACCCCTCTCTACCGAATTTACGGAAGTGCGGAGTATCTGGTGTCCCGGGATCCCACCTATTTAAAAAGATGGAACATTCATTCGGGCGCCGAATTGCGCGGAGGCGCCTCCCCCGCCTTCTTCCGACCAGTGGCGGGTCTCGATCTGATGTGGAAAAAACAGCATCCGGACGGATTTGATGTCAGCGCAAAAGCCGGTCTTGAGATGGGAAAACCCGCCATGCGAGACCGTCATTTGCGCCTCTTGCTGGAATTTTACGACGGCTATTCCCCCTACGGTCAATTTTTTGACCTAAAAATTCGTTACTTGGGCGTCGGCGTTTACGTAGGATTTTAA
- a CDS encoding OmpA family protein, whose protein sequence is MNKMLLVLSMTIVFLTFQHQSNAAEATTKPLYNVTVVQTPAQAINYRNLKGSVKIDFKGTVLLPSAKGEAKVWNKRGETNIKAWFENLTPPHQFGTEYLTYVLWAISPDGRATNLGELIIDDGESSLRAKSSLQTLSLLVTAEPYFAVSQPSDVVVLENAIKPDEDEKISLTEAKYELLPRGQYTKNNSATDRPPQRMDKETPFYVYQARNAVQIAKASGAEKYEADGFKNAERLLTLSETKDGGRKHRIKTARQAVQSAEDSRSLSLKRQSAEGLATERTQSAQEIMSANTQAAKATESQALAEKALAKAEQAIGKSDTERAAAMALATSATASSTKAQAEAVSARAAAEEAKGQAVDANNRAERAEGDQAVLRAQLLEQLNSVLQTRDSVRGLIVNMSDALFETGSSTLGQAVREKLAKVAGIVSSHSGLKLNVEGHTDSVGSQAYNQQLSEKRAESARAYLVKQGVASNSIKSQGFGESNPIESNKTTEGRQKNRRVEIVVSGEAIGILAQAR, encoded by the coding sequence ATGAATAAAATGTTGCTTGTCCTAAGCATGACCATCGTGTTCTTGACGTTTCAACATCAAAGTAACGCCGCGGAGGCCACCACAAAGCCGCTTTACAACGTCACGGTTGTACAAACACCCGCTCAAGCCATTAATTACCGGAATCTAAAAGGATCCGTGAAAATTGATTTCAAAGGCACGGTGCTTCTCCCCTCTGCAAAAGGCGAGGCCAAAGTTTGGAACAAACGTGGTGAGACGAATATTAAAGCATGGTTTGAGAATTTGACACCGCCCCATCAGTTCGGGACCGAATACTTGACCTATGTCTTATGGGCGATTTCACCGGATGGCAGGGCGACCAATTTGGGAGAGTTGATTATCGATGACGGAGAAAGTTCCTTGAGGGCGAAATCCTCGCTTCAAACATTGAGTCTGCTTGTGACAGCCGAACCGTACTTCGCTGTTTCCCAGCCCAGCGATGTCGTCGTTTTGGAAAACGCCATCAAGCCAGACGAGGATGAGAAAATCTCATTAACAGAGGCGAAATACGAGTTGCTTCCCAGAGGACAATACACGAAAAACAACTCGGCCACGGACCGCCCACCGCAAAGGATGGACAAAGAGACACCTTTCTACGTCTACCAAGCCCGTAATGCCGTCCAGATTGCCAAAGCGTCCGGGGCCGAAAAGTATGAGGCGGATGGGTTCAAAAACGCCGAGAGACTTCTGACCCTATCGGAAACGAAAGACGGCGGAAGAAAACACAGAATTAAGACAGCACGCCAAGCCGTCCAGAGCGCGGAAGACAGTCGTTCCCTTAGCCTCAAACGCCAATCCGCAGAGGGTTTAGCGACAGAACGGACACAGTCGGCACAGGAAATAATGAGCGCGAACACACAAGCCGCCAAAGCCACCGAGAGTCAGGCCCTAGCGGAAAAGGCTTTGGCCAAGGCGGAGCAAGCCATAGGGAAATCGGACACGGAACGGGCTGCGGCTATGGCTTTAGCAACGAGTGCCACCGCCTCCTCCACCAAAGCTCAAGCCGAAGCGGTCTCCGCTCGGGCCGCGGCTGAGGAAGCCAAAGGCCAGGCTGTGGATGCCAACAATCGGGCCGAAAGGGCTGAAGGGGATCAGGCTGTCCTTCGTGCACAGCTCTTGGAACAGTTAAACTCCGTTCTTCAAACACGAGATTCCGTTCGGGGTCTCATCGTCAATATGTCGGACGCTCTTTTCGAAACGGGAAGTTCGACGTTGGGGCAGGCCGTTCGAGAAAAATTGGCTAAGGTGGCGGGAATTGTCTCCTCTCATTCTGGTTTAAAATTGAATGTAGAAGGACATACCGATAGCGTGGGGAGCCAAGCCTACAACCAGCAATTGTCAGAAAAAAGAGCCGAGTCCGCACGGGCTTATCTCGTCAAACAAGGCGTGGCATCGAATTCCATCAAATCCCAAGGATTTGGTGAATCCAATCCTATCGAATCCAACAAAACGACTGAAGGACGGCAAAAAAATCGCCGGGTGGAGATCGTTGTCAGCGGTGAAGCGATTGGGATATTGGCGCAAGCTCGTTAA